In the genome of Ptychodera flava strain L36383 chromosome 13, AS_Pfla_20210202, whole genome shotgun sequence, one region contains:
- the LOC139148115 gene encoding sodium-dependent multivitamin transporter-like, which produces MASDTTPFGVVDYVVFSAMLGVSLVTGIYHGVKSGQRSGTAEFLVADKSLNCLPVAMSLVVSFLSALTLLGLPAEIYVYDISYTFSTLCYLWMLPAVTFLCVPVFHGLNLISAYEYFALRFNNAVRITGAVLFALQTIFYIAVCMIGPALAVEAVMNIDQWISLVVTGLVCVIYTTLGGMKAVIWTDVFQFIVIFGAIIAVAVLGTIEAGGLEHVWEVNKRDGRLDVFTVPFDLTKRTTLVSLIIGSGMNLLPMYVSQTAVQRYMSTKSLRQAQMSVMINLPILFVILPVVCFTGMVMYAYYDDYLMPLQPAVNATFSPEFPGVSDVNPKYAPNYSSSDQILVYFISSLFGSIPGIQGLFVSSLFAGTLSSMSSGLNAMIAVTLEDVVKPWRRWRAKRTQTEMYENDIVDTVLTKILTVVYGIISIGLAYIASSFGSLVSLANTIFGTSGGPLLGGFGLGMYYRRANSWGTFIGIWVGLGLGVWVNVGAVVYADVLDEVLSFYKLSFMWYSTFTFLVTVIVGVLCSELIRCIKPSERYKKIDPLLLGMFVRPRQTHRHRRLGENKYSEEEKPLKGSEDAVVKSGSKAHAKTPDDQIAMIELKEKNV; this is translated from the exons ATTCTTGGTGGCTGATAAATCCTTAAATTGCCTACCTGTTGCGATGTCGCTGGTGGTCTCATTTCTGTCAGCGCTGACTTTGTTGGGATTGCCTGCAGAAATCTATGTCTACGACATCTCCTACACATTCTCCACGCTTTGTTACCTGTGGATGTTGCCGGCCGTAACGTTTCTATGTGTTCCAGTTTTTCACGGTCTTAATTTGATCAGCGCCTACGAG TACTTCGCACTACGATTTAACAACGCCGTTCGAATCACAGGGGCCGTGCTGTTCGCGCTGCAGACAATCTTTTACATCGCCGTTTGCATGATCGGCCCAGCACTGGCAGTGGAAGCAG TTATGAACATAGATCAATGGATATCACTCGTTGTTACTGGGCTTGTCTGCGTGATATACACTACATTG gGCGGAATGAAAGCGGTAATTTGGACTGACGTCTTCCAGTTTATCGTCATCTTTGGAGCCATCATTGCTGTAGCTGTCTTGGGTACCATCGAGGCTGGCGGGCTGGAACATGTTTGGGAAGTCAACAAACGAGATGGCCGACTTGATGTCTTCAC GGTTCCGTTCGATTTAACGAAGCGAACGACATTGGTAAGCTTGATAATCGGCTCTGGAATGAATCTTTTACCAATGTACGTCAGCCAAACCGCCGTGCAGAGATACATGTCCACAAAAAGTCTGAGACAAGCACAGAT GTCCGTAATGATTAATCTGCCCATCCTCTTTGTAATTTTACCAGTAGTTTGCTTTACGGGCATGGTGATGTATGCCTACTACGACG attacctcatgcccctacaacCTGCAGTCAACGCGACATTTTCTCCCG AGTTTCCTGGCGTCAGTGACGTTAATCCGAAGTACGCACCGAACTACTCATCGTCGGATCAG ATACTGGTCTATTTCATCAGTTCGCTGTTCGGATCGATACCCGGTATACAGGGTCTCTTCGTCTCTTCGCTTTTTGCAGGTACTCTCAG TTCGATGTCATCAGGATTAAATGCGATGATAGCCGTGACCCTGGAAGATGTTGTGAAACCATGGCGACGATGGAGGGCGAAAAGAACCCAGACAGAGATGTATGAAAATGACATCGTTGATACAGTACTTACGAAAATTCTTA CCGTCGTGTACGGAATCATTTCCATTGGCCTTGCTTATATAGCTTCCTCTTTTGGTTCTCTGGTATCCCTGGCTAACACAATATTCGGTACTTCCGGGGGACCGCTACTCGGCGGATTTGGTCTGGGGATGTACTACAGGCGGGCAAACTCGTG GGGTACATTCATAGGGATATGGGTCGGCTTAGGTCTCGGTGTCTGGGTCAATGTCGGAGCAGTAGTTTATGCAGATGTCTTGGATGAAGTCCTATCATTTTACAAG CTTTCCTTCATGTGGTACAGCACTTTCACCTTCCTCGTCACCGTCATCGTCGGTGTACTATGCAGTGAGTTGATCCGTTGCATTAAACCCAGTGAGAGATACAAGAAAATTGACCCTTTACTGCTTGGAATGTTTGTCAG GcctagacagacacacagacaccgTCGTCTTGGCGAAAACAAATATTCGGAGGAGGAAAAACCATTGAAGGGTTCGGAAGATGCGGTTGTCAAATCGGGAAGCAAAGCTCATGCGAAAACACCGGATGATCAAATAGCCATGATTGAATTGAAGGAGAAAAATGTATAA